Proteins encoded together in one Xenopus laevis strain J_2021 chromosome 6L, Xenopus_laevis_v10.1, whole genome shotgun sequence window:
- the asns.L gene encoding asparagine synthetase [glutamine-hydrolyzing], with translation MCGIWALFGSDECLSVQCLSAMKIAHRGPDAFRFENVNGFTNCCFGFHRLAIVDQLYGMQPLRVKKFPYLWLCYNGEIYNFKKLEKDFGFEYQTLVDGEVILHLYSEHGIEKTASLLDGVFAFVLLDTSSRKVYLGRDSYGVRPLFRLLTDDGFLAVCSEAKGLIDLKHSMTSCPKVDPFPPGHCEVFDLKPSGKVTSVERIKFHNFRDEPVHAAYDTLGKLQPGTDRETVKRNICLLFENAVRKRLMAHRRIGCLLSGGLDSSLVAATLIKLMKERNMQYPLQTFAVGMEDSPDLLAARKVALHIGSEHHEIMFDPEEGIQAVDEVIFSLETYDITTVRASVGMYVISKYIRKKTDSVVIFSGEGSDELTQGYIYFHKAPSAEEAAEDSERLLRELYMFDVLRADRTTAAHGLELRVPFLDHRFTAYYLSLPPELRIPKNGIEKYLLREAFEDSNLLPKDILWRPKEAFSDGLTSVKKSWFAMLQEHIEQQVDDIVLEKAAENFPFNPPKTKEGYFYRQIFEKYFPGRAGWLTHYWMPRWISATDPSARTLKHYKPDSNK, from the exons ATGTGTGGCATCTGGGCCCTTTTTGGCAGTGATGAATGCCTTTCAGTGCAGTGCCTTAGTGCCATGAAGATTGCCCACAGAGGCCCTGATGCTTTTAGATTTGAGAACGTGAATGGTTTCACCAACTGCTGCTTTGGCTTCCATCGCTTGGCTATTGTTGACCAGCTTTATGGCATGCAGCCTCTACGTGTTAAGAAATTCCCTTACTTATGGCTATGCTACAATGGAGAGATTTACAATTTCAAGAAG TTAGAAAAAGATTTTGGATTTGAATATCAGACACTGGTCGATGGTGAAGTGATCCTTCACCTCTATAGTGAACATGGAATTGAAAAAACGGCTTCCCTATTAGACGGCGTATTTGCATTTGTTCTCCTGGATACATCAAGTAGAAAAGTCTATTTGGGAAGGGACTCGTATGGTGTCAGGCCACTCTTCCGACTTTTGACTGATGATGGCTTTTTGGCAGTTTGCTCTGAAGCAAAAG GTCTTATTGATTTGAAGCATTCAATGACTTCATGTCCAAAGGTTGACCCTTTCCCACCAGGCCATTGTGAAGTTTTTGATTTGAAACCTTCTGGAAAAGTGACATCAGTGGAACGAATCAAATTTCATAATTTCAGGGATGAACCAGTCCATGCTGCATATGACACCTTGGGAAAACTGCAGCCAG GAACTGATCGGGAAACGGTAAAAAGGAACATCTGTCTTTTGTTTGAAAATGCTGTCAGAAAGCGGTTAATGGCACACAGAAGAATCGGCTGTCTTTTGTCAG gtGGTCTGGACTCAAGTCTGGTTGCTGCAACTCTTATCAAGCTAATGAAGGAACGTAATATGCAATACCCCTTACAAACCTTTGCAGTAGGTATGGAAGATAGTCCAGATTTATTGGCAGCCAGAAAG GTAGCTTTGCATATTGGCAGTGAGCACCATGAAATCATGTTTGATCCAGAAGAAGGGATTCAAGCAGTAGATGAGGTTATCTTTTCCTTGGAAACCTATGACATTACCACCGTGCGTGCTTCTGTGG GAATGTACGTGATCTCCAAATACataaggaaaaaaacagacaGCGTGGTGATATTTTCCGGAGAGGGTTCCGATGAGCTtactcaaggatatatatatttcCACAAG GCTCCTTCTGCTGAAGAGGCTGCAGAAGACAGTGAACGATTGCTAAGGGAACTTTACATGTTTGATGTACTTCGTGCAGACAGGACAACGGCAGCGCATGG TCtggagctccgagtgccattttTAGATCATCGCTTTACTGCTTATTATCTTTCTTTGCCTCCAGAGCTCAGAATTCCTAAG AACGGAATAGAAAAATACCTCCTGAGAGAAGCATTTGAAGATTCCAACCTGCTTCCCAAAGATATATTGTGGAGGCCAAAGGAAGCATTTAGCGACGGTTTAACATCTGTGAAGAAATCATGGTTTGCTATGCTGCAGGAGCACATtgaacaacag GTGGATGACATTGTGTTGGAAAAGGCAGCTGAAAATTTTCCATTCAATCCACCTAAGACAAAGGAAGGCTACTTCTATCGCCAGATCTTTGAAAAGTATTTTCCAGGGCGTGCTGGTTGGCTGACTCATTACTGGATGCCTCGATGGATTAGTGCAACTGACCCCTCTGCCCGCACACTCAAGCATTACAAGCCAGATAGCAATAAATAA